A region from the Arachis ipaensis cultivar K30076 chromosome B01, Araip1.1, whole genome shotgun sequence genome encodes:
- the LOC107637347 gene encoding beta-glucosidase 46 produces the protein MGLSTLKKTILYCGILLHLLPFLPCFSNGFSLPSNFLFGIGSSSYQYEGAYMSDGKGQSNWDNFTHGPGRYVIIDGSNGDIAVDHYHRYLEDIDLMEALKVNSYKLSLSWSRILPKGRFGKVNRAGINFYNTLIDALLLKGIQPFVVLSHYDSPQELEDRYGGWLSPQSKEDFAFYADLCFRSFGDRVKYWVTFNEPNYLAPLGYRSGIYPPSRCSGSLAMLPCKGGDSEREPFIAAHNIILSHAAAVGIYRSKYQSEQKGMIGIVLQHEWYEPISNSTADKLATERARSFSFNWFLDPVIFGKYPTEMEDVLGSVLPKFSSKEMEKLKKGLDFVGLNYYTAHYIKDCIYSKCKPGVGTSRTEGSYQKSGDKNGVSIGEPTPFSWLNIYPEGMEKAITYVRNRYNNIPMFITENGYPVQEDSNSTMEEQLNDYNRIRCMRNHFEAMLETIRKGADVRGYFAWSLLDNFEWIYGYTIRYGLHHVDHNSLRRTPRLSTTWYKQFIEMHQLEWKYNNNTSKAFEL, from the exons ATGGGGTTGTCTACATTGAAGAAAACTATCCTCTACTGTGGCATCCTGTTGCATTTGCTTCCTTTTCTGCCATGTTTCTCAAATGGCTTCAGTCTACCCAGCAACTTCCTCTTCGGGATAGGATCTTCTTCTTACCAG TACGAAGGTGCTTACATGAGCGATGGCAAAGGACAGAGTAATTGGGATAACTTCACTCACGGACCAG GTAGATATGTAATAATCGATGGAAGTAATGGTGATATTGCCGTTGATCATTACCATCGCTATCTG GAGGATATAGATTTAATGGAGGCTTTGAAAGTGAACAGCTACAAGCTTTCTTTATCTTGGTCAAGAATTCTACCAA AGGGAAGGTTTGGAAAGGTCAATAGAGCTGGTATCAACTTCTATAACACACTAATTGATGCTCTGCTTCTGAAAG GGATCCAACCCTTTGTAGTACTATCTCACTATGATAGTCCTCAAGAGCTGGAGGACAGATATGGAGGCTGGCTAAGTCCTCAATCAAA AGAAGATTTTGCATTCTATGCAGACCTATGTTTTAGAAGCTTTGGTGACAGAGTCAAGTATTGGGTCACCTTCAATGAGCCAAACTACCTAGCCCCACTTGGTTACCGTTCCGGCATATATCCGCCGTCCCGTTGCTCTGGCTCATTGGCAATGTTACCATGCAAAGGAGGGGACTCAGAAAGGGAACCATTCATAGCAGCACATAACATTATCCTTTCACATGCTGCTGCTGTTGGTATCTACAGAAGCAAATATCAA AGTGAGCAAAAAGGAATGATTGGCATAGTCCTTCAACATGAATGGTATGAACCAATCAGCAATTCCACAGCAGACAAATTGGCCACCGAAAGAGCAAGATCATTCTCCTTCAATTG gTTCCTGGACCCAGTGATATTTGGAAAGTACCCAACAGAAATGGAGGATGTTCTTGGAAGCGTGTTACCCAAGTTTTCGAGCAAGGAAATGGAGaaactcaagaaaggattggaTTTCGTTGGCCTCAATTACTACACAGCCCACTATATCAAAGATTGTATATATTCCAAGTGTAAACCGGGAGTAGGCACCTCCAGAACAGAAGGTTCATACCAAAAAAGTGGAGACAAAAATGGTGTCTCAATTGGAGAACCT ACACCATTTAGTTGGCTCAATATTTACCCGGAAGGCATGGAGAAGGCCATTACATATGTCAGAAACAGATACAACAATATTCCAATGTTCATCACTGAAAATG GGTATCCCGTACAAGAAGATTCAAATTCCACCATGGAGGAACAACTTAACGATTATAATAGAATAAGGTGCATGAGGAATCATTTTGAGGCCATGTTAGAAACAATAAg GAAAGGAGCAGATGTGAGGGGATACTTTGCGTGGTCGTTGCTAGACAACTTTGAGTGGATATATGGATATACAATAAGATATGGACTTCATCATGTGGATCATAATTCCTTGAGGAGGACTCCAAGATTATCAACAACTTGGTATAAGCAATTCATTGAAATGCATCAGTTGGAATGGAAGTACAATAATAACACAAGCAAGGCTTTTGAGTTGTGA
- the LOC107613548 gene encoding uncharacterized protein LOC107613548 produces MENAPVSKAFSHYHLFSSSNTLSDVKNSILQKLRVCGSKWVKKLFYKIPISVVSIDVKYDTFVLAADEDIRVLFHCVRSFPEIRIHELYAKLEVGVESSGTSAPVHSSTAAGGASSLMPVAGPSIPQVASPSFTADLDRTEAVGSVPLENPGVWQQAFEVDAGGSMIHDVQAFREPDRHGPSSSGTQQYPRHFSTLNLEALDQQADGGAIIGGSSTEFQIGQSFQNKDEVVLSVKDYSIRRGVEYRVVESDHLKYHGRCKEFGKGCTWLIRISLRARKGTWEVRRYNGPHTCLATSISSDHRQLDYHVICARIFLLVRVDAAVTIKVLQQATEADYGFRLSYRKV; encoded by the exons ATGGAAAATGCTCCTGTGTCCAAGGCCTTCTCGCACTATCATCTCTTCAG TTCATCCAACACTTTATCAGATGTAAAGAACAGCATCTTGCAGAAGCTTAGGGTATGTGGTAGCAAGTGGGTGAAGAAGCTATTCTACAAGATTCCTATCTCAGTTGTCTCGATCGATGTTAAGTATGATACGTTTGTGCTAGCGGCTGATGAAGATATTCGGGTTCTGTTTCATTGTGTTAGGAGTTTTCCAGAGATCAGAATACACGAGCTGTATGCGAAGTTGGAGGTTGGTGTCGAGAGTTCTGGGACATCAGCTCCAGTTCATAGCTCGACTGCCGCAGGCGGTGCGTCTAGTTTGATGCCTGTGGCAGGACCATCTATTCCGCAGGTCGCATCCCCTTCCTTCACGGCTGATTTAGATCGAACCGAGGCAGTGGGTTCTGTACCGTTGGAGAATCCTGGGGTCTGGCAGCAGGCATTTGAGGTGGATGCCGGTGGTAGCATGATACATGATGTTCAAGCCTTCAGGGAACCTGATAGA CACGGGCCTTCaagttctggcacacagcagtaccctCGACACTTCTCCACTCTAAACTTGGAGGCTCTGGATCAACAGGCGGACGGAGGTGCTATAATTGGCGGTTCTTCTACAGAATTTCAGATTGGACAATCATTCCAGAATAAAGATGAGGTTGTTCTGAGTGTGAAGGACTATAGCATCCGTCGAGGTGTTGAGTACAGAGTCGTGGAATCGGATCATCTGAAGTATCATGGAAGATGCAAGGAGTTCGGCAAGGGTTGTACTTGGTTGATTCGCATATCGCTTCGTGCACGAAAGGGCACTTGGGAGGTTAGGAGGTACAACGGTCCGCACACTTGTTTGGCCACCTCTATTTCTAGTGATCACCGTCAGCTTGATTACCACGTTATCTGTGCGAGAATTTTTCTGTTGGTTAGGGTGGATGCTGCGGTTACGATCAAGGTCTTGCAACAAGCAACAGAAGCCGATTACGGGTTCAGGCTTAGTTACAGGAAGGTTTAG
- the LOC107637358 gene encoding beta-glucosidase 46 isoform X1 has translation MVVFSTIERAVSVKIQIPLFLFFTLSLLCGSTPIEAISKHLDPSPSFPSNFLFGTASSSYQYEGAYLSDGKGISNWDVFSHKPGNIVDGSNGDVAVDQYHRYLEDIDLMEAIGVNSYRFSISWARILPKGRFGKINLAGINYYNRLIDALLLKGIQPFVTLSHFDFPQELEDRYGSWLSSQSQEDFQIFADICFKSFGDRVKYWITFNEPNLEIPFSYRSGIYPPCRCSAPFGNCTDGDSEKEPFLAAHNIILSHAAAVDIYRTKYQSKQGGEIGIVLHIDWFEPFSNSTADQLATKRAQAFTTNWILDPVILGKYPREMEKILGPILPKFSSIDKEKLKRGVDFIGINHYSSYYVRDCSSPACQEHPGTSRTEGLFQRTAERNGVPLGELTPFEWLVVYPQGMKNTLIYLKDRYNNTPMFITENGYGYSYDSNPLEEDYKSDITRINYMSGHLENLAAAIREGADVRGYFAWSLLDNFEWKYGQSVRFGLYHVDYETLKRTPRSSATWYKNFIANHKTQSIVPGSYDDDHKDKEFQSNIKLIRPSLNRKASA, from the exons ATGGTGGTGTTTTCTACAATTGAGAGAGCTGTGTCTGTGAAGATACAGATACCCCTCTTCTTATTCTTCACATTATCACTATTATGTGGCTCCACTCCCATAGAAGCAATCTCAAAACACTTAGATCCGTCTCCATCTTTTCCAAGCAACTTTCTCTTTGGCACTGCTTCCTCTTCCTACCAG TACGAAGGTGCTTACTTGAGTGATGGCAAAGGAATCAGCAACTGGGATGTCTTCTCTCACAAACCCG GTAATATTGTTGATGGAAGCAATGGTGATGTTGCAGTTGATCAGTACCATCGCTATCTG GAAGATATAGATCTAATGGAAGCTATCGGAGTCAATAGTTACCGGTTTTCAATTTCATGGGCAAGAATTCTACCAA AAGGTAGATTTGGAAAAATCAACTTGGCGGGTATCAACTACTACAACAGACTTATAGATGCATTGCTACTCAAAG GTATCCAACCCTTTGTAACATTGTCTCACTTTGACTTCCCTCAAGAGCTTGAGGACAGATATGGCAGTTGGCTAAGTTCCCAGTCACA GGAAGATTTTCAGATATTTGCGGACATATGTTTTAAATCATTTGGAGATAGAGTGAAGTACTGGATAACTTTCAATGAACCAAATCTTGAGATCCCATTCAGTTACCGTAGTGGAATATACCCACCATGTCGTTGCTCTGCTCCTTTTGGGAATTGCACTGATGGAGATTCAGAGAAGGAACCTTTTCTTGCAGCCCATAATATCATACTGTCACATGCTGCTGCTGTTGATATTTACAGAACAAAATACCAG AGTAAGCAAGGGGGGGAAATTGGCATTGTCTTGCATATTGACTGGTTTGAGCCTTTCAGTAATTCCACAGCAGATCAATTAGCAACGAAAAGAGCTCAAGCATTCACCACAAATTG GATTTTAGACCCAGTTATATTGGGGAAGTACCCAAGAGAGATGGAAAAGATTCTAGGACCCATCTTACCAAAATTTTCAAGCATTGACAAAGAAAAACTCAAGAGAGGAGTGGATTTCATTGGCATCAATCATTACTCAAGTTACTATGTCCGAGACTGCTCATCGCCAGCATGCCAAGAACACCCCGGAACCTCCAGAACAGAAGGTTTATTTCAGCGAACAGCAGAGAGAAATGGTGTCCCACTTGGAGAGCTT ACTCCATTTGAGTGGCTGGTTGTTTACCCACAAGGCATGAAGAACACTCTTATCTATCTTAAAGACAGATACAACAACACTCCAATGTTCATTACAGAAAATG GCTATGGCTATTCCTATGATTCAAATCCCCTGGAGGAAGATTATAAAAGCGATATTACCAGAATAAACTACATGTCAGGTCACTTAGAAAATCTAGCTGCAGCAATAAG GGAAGGAGCAGATGTAAGAGGTTACTTTGCATGGTCTTTGCTAGACAACTTCGAATGGAAATATGGACAGTCAGTGAGATTTGGACTATACCATGTTGATTACGAGACACTGAAAAGGACTCCAAGATCATCTGCAACTTGGTACAAGAATTTCATTGCAAATCATAAAACCCAGAGCATTGTGCCTGGATCATATGATGATGATCACAAAGATAAAGAATTCCAGTCAAATATAAAGCTTATTAGACCAAGCTTGAACCGTAAGGCCAGTGCCTAG
- the LOC107637358 gene encoding beta-glucosidase 46 isoform X2, which yields MHCYSKVLFQFRIQPFVTLSHFDFPQELEDRYGSWLSSQSQEDFQIFADICFKSFGDRVKYWITFNEPNLEIPFSYRSGIYPPCRCSAPFGNCTDGDSEKEPFLAAHNIILSHAAAVDIYRTKYQSKQGGEIGIVLHIDWFEPFSNSTADQLATKRAQAFTTNWILDPVILGKYPREMEKILGPILPKFSSIDKEKLKRGVDFIGINHYSSYYVRDCSSPACQEHPGTSRTEGLFQRTAERNGVPLGELTPFEWLVVYPQGMKNTLIYLKDRYNNTPMFITENGYGYSYDSNPLEEDYKSDITRINYMSGHLENLAAAIREGADVRGYFAWSLLDNFEWKYGQSVRFGLYHVDYETLKRTPRSSATWYKNFIANHKTQSIVPGSYDDDHKDKEFQSNIKLIRPSLNRKASA from the exons ATGCATTGCTACTCAAAGGTTTTATTTCAATTCC GTATCCAACCCTTTGTAACATTGTCTCACTTTGACTTCCCTCAAGAGCTTGAGGACAGATATGGCAGTTGGCTAAGTTCCCAGTCACA GGAAGATTTTCAGATATTTGCGGACATATGTTTTAAATCATTTGGAGATAGAGTGAAGTACTGGATAACTTTCAATGAACCAAATCTTGAGATCCCATTCAGTTACCGTAGTGGAATATACCCACCATGTCGTTGCTCTGCTCCTTTTGGGAATTGCACTGATGGAGATTCAGAGAAGGAACCTTTTCTTGCAGCCCATAATATCATACTGTCACATGCTGCTGCTGTTGATATTTACAGAACAAAATACCAG AGTAAGCAAGGGGGGGAAATTGGCATTGTCTTGCATATTGACTGGTTTGAGCCTTTCAGTAATTCCACAGCAGATCAATTAGCAACGAAAAGAGCTCAAGCATTCACCACAAATTG GATTTTAGACCCAGTTATATTGGGGAAGTACCCAAGAGAGATGGAAAAGATTCTAGGACCCATCTTACCAAAATTTTCAAGCATTGACAAAGAAAAACTCAAGAGAGGAGTGGATTTCATTGGCATCAATCATTACTCAAGTTACTATGTCCGAGACTGCTCATCGCCAGCATGCCAAGAACACCCCGGAACCTCCAGAACAGAAGGTTTATTTCAGCGAACAGCAGAGAGAAATGGTGTCCCACTTGGAGAGCTT ACTCCATTTGAGTGGCTGGTTGTTTACCCACAAGGCATGAAGAACACTCTTATCTATCTTAAAGACAGATACAACAACACTCCAATGTTCATTACAGAAAATG GCTATGGCTATTCCTATGATTCAAATCCCCTGGAGGAAGATTATAAAAGCGATATTACCAGAATAAACTACATGTCAGGTCACTTAGAAAATCTAGCTGCAGCAATAAG GGAAGGAGCAGATGTAAGAGGTTACTTTGCATGGTCTTTGCTAGACAACTTCGAATGGAAATATGGACAGTCAGTGAGATTTGGACTATACCATGTTGATTACGAGACACTGAAAAGGACTCCAAGATCATCTGCAACTTGGTACAAGAATTTCATTGCAAATCATAAAACCCAGAGCATTGTGCCTGGATCATATGATGATGATCACAAAGATAAAGAATTCCAGTCAAATATAAAGCTTATTAGACCAAGCTTGAACCGTAAGGCCAGTGCCTAG
- the LOC107637358 gene encoding beta-glucosidase 46 isoform X3, translating to MVVFSTIERAVSVKIQIPLFLFFTLSLLCGSTPIEAISKHLDPSPSFPSNFLFGTASSSYQYEGAYLSDGKGISNWDVFSHKPGNIVDGSNGDVAVDQYHRYLEDIDLMEAIGVNSYRFSISWARILPKGRFGKINLAGINYYNRLIDALLLKGIQPFVTLSHFDFPQELEDRYGSWLSSQSQEDFQIFADICFKSFGDRVKYWITFNEPNLEIPFSYRSGIYPPCRCSAPFGNCTDGDSEKEPFLAAHNIILSHAAAVDIYRTKYQSKQGGEIGIVLHIDWFEPFSNSTADQLATKRAQAFTTNW from the exons ATGGTGGTGTTTTCTACAATTGAGAGAGCTGTGTCTGTGAAGATACAGATACCCCTCTTCTTATTCTTCACATTATCACTATTATGTGGCTCCACTCCCATAGAAGCAATCTCAAAACACTTAGATCCGTCTCCATCTTTTCCAAGCAACTTTCTCTTTGGCACTGCTTCCTCTTCCTACCAG TACGAAGGTGCTTACTTGAGTGATGGCAAAGGAATCAGCAACTGGGATGTCTTCTCTCACAAACCCG GTAATATTGTTGATGGAAGCAATGGTGATGTTGCAGTTGATCAGTACCATCGCTATCTG GAAGATATAGATCTAATGGAAGCTATCGGAGTCAATAGTTACCGGTTTTCAATTTCATGGGCAAGAATTCTACCAA AAGGTAGATTTGGAAAAATCAACTTGGCGGGTATCAACTACTACAACAGACTTATAGATGCATTGCTACTCAAAG GTATCCAACCCTTTGTAACATTGTCTCACTTTGACTTCCCTCAAGAGCTTGAGGACAGATATGGCAGTTGGCTAAGTTCCCAGTCACA GGAAGATTTTCAGATATTTGCGGACATATGTTTTAAATCATTTGGAGATAGAGTGAAGTACTGGATAACTTTCAATGAACCAAATCTTGAGATCCCATTCAGTTACCGTAGTGGAATATACCCACCATGTCGTTGCTCTGCTCCTTTTGGGAATTGCACTGATGGAGATTCAGAGAAGGAACCTTTTCTTGCAGCCCATAATATCATACTGTCACATGCTGCTGCTGTTGATATTTACAGAACAAAATACCAG AGTAAGCAAGGGGGGGAAATTGGCATTGTCTTGCATATTGACTGGTTTGAGCCTTTCAGTAATTCCACAGCAGATCAATTAGCAACGAAAAGAGCTCAAGCATTCACCACAAATTGGTAG